The DNA sequence TACTACCCACACAATTACCGGTTCGATTATCGGAGTTGGATTAACGAAGAGAATTTCTGCCGTAAGATGGGGTATTACAGTAAGTTTACTTTGGGCTTGGGTATTAACAATTCCTATTTCAGCAGTTGTTGCAGGAATTACTTATCTTTTGGTGACTTTTCTTTCTTAAATAAAATTTAAAATAACAATACTAAACTTTGTCCAAATGGGCAAAGTTTTTTGTTTTATAACGACTTGAAAAATTGTATTTTTGTTGGAAATTATAGGATTTTATGGAATTTTTAGACAAGTACCAACAGCTGGTTGCTGATGCCATTACTAAGTACACTTTTAAAGACAAACCTACGGAATTATACGATCCGATGAACTACATCATTTCTCATGGTGGGAAACGCCTTCGTCCAATTATGGTGTTAATGGCTTGTGACTTGTTTGGTGGTGATCTTAAAGAAGCAATTAAGCCTGCTTTGGCAATTGAATTTTTCCATAATTTCACGCTGATCCATGATGACATTATGGATGAAGCTCCGTTAAGAAGAAACAAACCCACTATCCATACTTTGCACGGTCTTAATGTAGGAATTCTTTCCGGTGACGGACTACTGCTGAAGGCATACAAGTTTTTCGAAGATCTGGAGCCTGAAATATTTAAAGCATGTATCAGGATATTTACTCATACCGGACTTTTATTATGTGAAGGTCAGCAATATGATATCAATTTTGAAACACAGGAAGATGTAACTTTTGATGATTACATCAGAATGATCACTTATAAAACCGGGGTTTTAAGTGCATCTTCTTTTGAGATCGGTGCTTTAATAGCTAAAGCGAATTTTAAAGATGCCAAGTCTATTTTTAATTTTGGAAAACACATTGGAATTGCTTTCCAGATCATGGATGACTATCTGGATGTTTTTGGAGACCAGGCCCAGTTTGGTAAAAAACATGCCGGAGATATCTATGAAAATAAAAAAACAGTTCTTTACCTGATGGCCAGAGAGCATGCAACTGATGAAGAAAGAAAAGAATTGGATCACTGGTATGCTAAAAAGACCGATAATATTGATAAAGTATACGGAGTAGAGAAAATTTTCAGAAGAACAAAAGTGGATGAAAAAGCTTTACGTTTAATTGAAAAACACAATGAAATAGGACAGAGCTACCTTAAGAAAATAAATATTCCTGAGGAGAAGAAAAAACCATTTATCGAACTGGCTAATTATCTGTTAAGCAGGGAGAGTTAATACAGGTCGTAGATTGAAGGTAGCAGCAGATTTACCTGCAACCTTATACCTATAACCTAATACCTACATAATGAAATTCAGAACTGAAGTTGACATCAAGGAGTCCGAAAAAAAGATCACCATTGAGGATAAAATATTTTCAATAGGTTCGTGCTTTGCTTCTGAAATGTCAGATTTGTTCCAACAGGGACAGCTTCAGACAGTAAATAATCCTTTTGGGACGATTTTTAACCCGTTTTCTATCAATAATGCCCTCCAGAGGCTTCATGATTCGGAGTTCTATGCAGAAGATGATTTAATCACCTTTAATGATGAGTATATCTCTTTCGATCATCACACCAGTTTTGATACAAGATATATTCATCAGACACTGAGTAAAATCAATGCTAAATTGGAAGAAGGAAATCTTTTTCTACAAGAAACCAATTGGGTAATTATAACCTATGGGACTTCCTTTATTTATGAATTTCAGCCGAAGAAAAAAATGGTGGCCAATTGTCATAAAATTCCGCAAAAATATTTTGAAAAAAGACTTTTAACGCATCAGGAAATTACAGACTCCATCTATAAAACTATTTTAAATCTTCAGGATATCTGTAAAGAAAATGTTCAGATCCTTTTTACGGTTTCTCCTGTACGGCATACCAAGGATGGAATGGTGGAAAATCAATTGAGTAAGTCAAAATTAATTACCGCTGTTCATGAAGCTATTTCGGCTTTTGAAAACTGCCATTACCTTCCGGTTTATGAAATTCTGATGGATGATCTGAGGGATTACCGTTTTTATAAAGAAGATATGATTCACCCAAATTCTCAGTCTATTCAGTATGTTTTTGACAAGTTCGGATCTGCTTATTTCTCAGAAGACACAAAAGAATTTATCAGAGAAAACTTTAAGATCAATAAAGCTTTGGAGCATAAAGCGGCTGACAAAAAAGATCCTAAATACCTTGAATTTAAGGAGAAATTAAAGCAGAAGATTGAAAACCAGCAGAAAAAAGTAAAACACAAAATATTCTAGTTGATCATGATAGACTTTACAAAAATTGATTATTTGCAAAGTGGCAATCAGAGACAGCGAAGAGCATATGAAGTTCTTAAAAAATATGAAGTTTTTGAAAAGCTGGAAAATTTTTCTCCCATTTTAGCAGGAACGGTTCCGATTGAAATTGATGTGGAGGGAAGTGATTTAGATATCATTTGTCAAGTAAATCTTACATTTGAAGAAGATTTTCTGGATGAAATCATGCTCGGTAAACTTATTCCTTTTGGAGTGGAGGTAACAGTTGAAAAAATGATTATCAATGGTGAAAAGAGTATTGTTTTAAACTTTATGCTTGACGAGTTTCCTGTCGAAATTTTCGGACAAAATAAACCGACGATCATGCAAAATGCCTATCGCCATATGATTGCCGAATACAAAATATTAGAGGAAAAAGGAGATATATTTAAACAACAAATAATAGAACTTAAGAAGAAAGGGATCAAGACAGAACCAGCTTTTGGTTTATTGATGAATTTGGAGAATCCTTATGAAGATCTATTAAAATTTTAAAATAATGATTGATACACATACCCATTTATATGCTGAAGAGTTTGATGAGGACAGAAATGAAGCAATTCAGAGAGCTTTAGATAAAGGAATTACGGAATTCTATCTTCCGGCCATCGATTCTGAGTCTCATGAAAAGATGCTTCAGTTGGAAAGTGAATATCCGGAACATATTTTTTCAATGATGGGCTTGCATCCCTGCTATGTAAAACCAGAATCATGGGAAAAAGAATTAGATATTGTTAAAACCTATCTGGACCAAAGATCTTTTCCTGCGATTGGAGAAATTGGTATCGATCTATACTGGGATCGGTCAACGTTGGATATTCAGGTGAAAGCCTTCGAACAGCAGATCGATTGGGCCATAGCGATGGATCTGCCTATTGTAATCCATACCAGGGACAGCTTTGATGAGACTTTTGAAGTATTGGAAAGAAAAAAGCATCCAAAACTCAGAGGGATCTTTCACTGTTTTTCAGGTGATCTTGAACAGGCAAAACATGCAATTGACTTAAATTTTATATTAGGAATTGGTGGAGTAGTAACCTTTAAGAACGGGAAAATAGATCAGTTTTTACAGGAAATCCCAATGGAGAAAATTGTTCTGGAAACCGATTCTCCTTATTTAGCTCCGGTTCCCCACAGAGGAAAGAGAAATGAAAGTGCTTATCTCGATCTGGTGGTTGGAAAATTGGTTAATATCTACAATAAAGATTTTTCGGAAATAGACAAAATAACAACAGAAAATGCAAAAAAATTATTCATTTAATGAATAATGACACAAAAATACTTCCTAACATTACCGCGTTAAGATTTTTTCTGGCGCTATTGGTTGTTATGTTGCATGTTCCGCAGTTTTTTCATAACAGGGGAATTGTTACTTTTAATAGTTTACCGGTATTCAATAAGGGGGGGGAAGCGGTGTATATGTTTTTTTCCCTAAGTGGCTTTCTTATTATAAGACAGCTTTTTGAAGAAAAAGAACTGTTTGGGAAAATTGATCTGAAGAAGTTTTACATAAGAAGAATTCTCAGGATCTTTCCGCTTTATTATCTGGTGGTATTTATCGGTCTTATTTATTATAATATTGTTCTTCCGGGATTGGGGATGCCTTTTGAAAGGAATTATGATTTAGTAAATGGAATTATCCTTTTGCTGACCTTTTTTCCAAATATCCTTGCCAGCTATGGACCGGGTGGAATATTGGAAGTACTGTGGTCCATTGGTATTGAAGAGCAGTTTTATATTTTAATAGCCCCACTTTTTGTGATCCCTGTGAAATACATAAAATGGCTTCTTTTGCTCTTCAGCTTTGTATTTGTGTTTTTGTATAACGATGCAAAGCTTCCTTTTCTCGCTGAATATCGGATGCTTTTCTTTTACTTTTCTTTTGCCGGATGGTGTTCTGTCATGAGAATTAAAGATTATAAATATTCAGGTATTGTAGATATTCTTATCTTTATTTTAGTGACTGTTTATTTTACGACCGATATTTTTAAAGAGCATTTTACAGATCTGCAGTATCATATCTTTAGTATGGTTTTATTCGGTACTTTTCTTATTTCATTTACAAAAAAGAGCTATTCTTTTTTTCAGCATAAAACCTTGGTATATCTGGGTAAAATATCTTACGGGATTTATATGTTTCACCCCATTGTCATACAATTAGTGGGTTTTATTTTTATAAAGTTTTTAGTGAACTATCAATTAAATGATCCTACACTTATTATAATGAGTTTTTCAATGGTGATTGGAATAACCATTTTGATAGCCCATATTTCTTATCAGTACTACGAGAAAATATTTCTGAGAATGAAACAGTATCACAGAAGAAGCTGAATGCTATTATATACAGGATATTATATATAAAAAAGCCTTCTCAATCATGAGAAGGCTTTCTATTATTTCTTTCTGAAAAAGCTTTTATTCTTAGGTTTTTTAAAGCCTACATCTTTCTTTTGTGTTGGCTTAGGTCTTGCCTGGCCTGGATTAACAGGTTTGTTATTAGAATCTCTTTTTTGTGCTACAAGATTCTCCGTGTGGAATGGATGATCTTTTACCACCGGAATTTTGAGACCGATTAATTTTTCCGTGTTTCTTAGGTTCAATAAGTCCAGACCATCTACAAATGATAAAGAAGTTCCTTCCGCACCCGCTCTTCCGGTTCTTCCGATTCTGTGAACATAGGTTTCGGAAACATCGGATAGCTCATAGTTGATTACATATTTCAACTCATCAATATCAATTCCTCTTGCGGCAATATCTGTAGCAACCAAAACTCTGGTTTTTCCGGACTTGAAATTATTCAATGCATTCTGACGTGCATTTTGAGATTTATTTCCATGAATAGCCTCTGCAGAGATGCCACTTTTTTGAAGCGTTCTTGCAATTTTATCGGCTCCATGTTTGGTTCTTGAGAAAACCAAAACTGATTCGGAAATATGGTCTTTCAGAATATGGGTAAGAAGGCCTAATTTGTCCTCTTTCTGCACAAAGTATACAGACTGCTTAATAGTTTCTGCGGTTGAAGAAACAGGGGCTACTTCCACCTGTACTGGGTTGTTTAGGATAGAACCTGCCAGTTTTTGTATTTCAGGAGGCATCGTTGCCGAGAAAAATAAAGTTTGTCTTCGTTGTGGTAAAAGTTTTATAATTCTTTTTACATCATGTACAAACCCCATATCCAACATTCTGTCCGCTTCATCAAGAACGAAAATTTCCAGATTTTTAAGGCTGATAATTCCCTGGGCAATAAAATCGAGTAATCTACCCGGTGTTGCTACCAGAATGTCTATTCCTTTTCTTAAAGCAGCTTCCTGAGAACCTTGTTTTACCCCTCCGAAGATCACTAATTTTCTTAAAGGAAGGTTTCTTCCATAAGCATTAAAACTCTCTTCAATCTGTATAGCTAGCTCTCTCGTTGGAGTTAGAATTAAAGCTTTTATCTGATTGCTTTTTGGACGTTCTGCAAGGTTTTGAAGAATAGGAATAGCAAAAGCTGCGGTCTTACCTGTTCCCGTTTGCGCTGTTCCCAATAGATCTTTTTTCTCTAAAATAGAAGGAATAGCTTTTTGTTGTATAGGAGTTGGTTTTTCATAACCTTCCTTTTGAAGCGCATCTAAAATGGGCTTAATGATTTTTAAATCTGTAAATAACAAAATATGTTTGTGTATTAAAAATAATGCGGTCGAAGTAGTATACTTCATCATTTTTAGCGAATCTGCTAAAATTGATTAACAGAATTTTTAAGTAAAATTAATTACTGAAAGGGCTGAGAATGCCGCGAAATATAATGCAAAGGTAGGGAAAATAATTGAAGAACATCATTTTACCCTTCTCTATTGTAAATTCGCTTGTATTATTTAAATCGATAACCTACCCCTGCTTGTAAAAAGCCTGCTTTTACAGGGAGGCTATTTTCTTTATTCATTTCAATAAAATTGAAATTATAACGGGCATCTACAAAGAATTTTTTGTTGAATTTGTATTCTGCTCCTAAAAAAGGGTAGAGGTTTACTGTTTTTATCCCATCAAAATCATACATATCGCTACCCAGGAATGTTGTCTTTACTTTTGTAGGTACGTTAAATGCGATATTTATTCCAACGGATGCGGAGAGCTGGGGAATGATGCTGTATTTTACGGAAAGAGGAACTTGAATTTGAGAAAATTGGTAGTCATAAGAAAGAGAGCCTAAATTAACAACTTGATTGTCAAATATGTGTATTCATTCTGTACTCATTTTTCCTCCAATCTGTGTATAAAGCAATTCTCCTTGAACGGCAACTTTGGGAGACAGAGAGTATTCTACAAGCCCACCAGCATAAAAGAATGATTTAGGATCGAGCTTTTCACCGGTAAATTTTACAGTTGAAAGGTTGTACCCAGCTTTTACACCAAAGTTTATTTGTGCCTTTAGAATAACTGAAGCGCTAATCAAAAGTAAAATAAAGAGAAAATCCTTTTTCATAAAAATTTAAATTTAGATTATTGTTTTTTAATGATTAGATGATAAAAGAATAGAGTATACTAGTGCATACTCTATTCTTGTTTATAATAAGATTATATAATTATCTATCCATGAAGTTTCTTCCAGATGGAATCTTTCAGCTCTGTAAGCCCTTCTCCGGTTACACCAGAGAAAAATAACGGTTGCCTGTTTTCAGGAAACTCCGCTGAGATTTCTTTTTTCAGCTCATCGTCAAGAAGATCAGCTTTTGAAACAGAAATAATGAAGTCTTTATCCAATAATTCCGGATTGTATTCTTTTAATTCATTTTCCAGAATTTTAAACTCCTGGAAATGATCTTCAGAGTCTGCAGGAATAAGGAATAATAAAATAGAATTTCTTTCAATATGTCTTAAGAATCTGTGTCCAAGACCTTTTCCTTCAGCTGCTCCTTCAATAATTCCCGGAATGTCGGCCATTACAAAAGATTTGTAATTCCTGTAATCTACAATTCCTAAGTTAGGAGTTAAAGTGGTAAAAGCATAATTTGCAATTTTAGGTTTAGCCGCAGAAACAGAAGCTAAAAGAGTCGATTTTCCTGCATTAGGGAAACCTACCAAACCTACATCAGCTAAGATCTTAAGTTCGAAAACAATGAAACCTTCCTGGCCTTCCATTCCCGGTTGGGCATAACGAGGGGTCTGATTGGTAGATGATTTAAAAAATTCATTTCCCATACCTCCTTTTCCACCTTCCATAAGGATGATTTCCTGTCCGTGTTCTAAAATCTCTCCGACGATTTCTCCATCTTCATTTTTAGCAATAGTTCCGATAGGAACTTCTATATAAACATCAGCTCCATAAGCTCCTGTAAGCTGGTTTTTTCCTCCGTTTTCTCCACGTTCCGCTTTTATGTGACGGGTATAACGAAGGGGAAGTAAAGTCCATTCCTGGGAATTCCCTTTCATGATCACATGACCGCCTCGACCTCCATCTCCGCCATCAGGACCACCCTTAGGAATGTATTTTTCACGGCGAAGATGCGCAGAACCTGCACCACCATGGCCGCTTTTACAATGAATCTTTACGTAATCTACAAAATTAGACATATAGTATTTGTTACGAGTTGCGAGTTACGGGATAGGAAACTCTCATCCCGTCCCCCGAATCCCGATTATTTTATTTTTTCTATTTCAGCAAACAGTTTTTCGGAAATTTCGTTGATTTCTCCAACTCCGTTTACCTCTACATATTTACCTTGCTGCTTATACAATTCAGCAACTTCTGCTGTTTTTGTATAATATTCTTTAATTCTGTTTTGAATGATCTCTTCGTTGCTATCATCAGATCTTCCACTGGTTTCTCCTCTTTTTAGCAATCTTTCAACCAAAATCGTATCCTCTACAATTAATGAAAGACAAATATCGATTTCGTCATTCAGCTCTTCTTTTACGATCTTTTCCAAAGCTTCTGTCTGTACAGCTGTTCTTGGATACCCATCGAAGATAAATCCTGCTGCATCCGTTGGCTTTCTTAATTCGTCTATCAGCATATCGATTGTTACCTGATCTGGAACTAATTCTCCCTTATCGATGTATGACTTAGCTAATTTTCCCAATTCAGTATCGTTCTTCATATTGAATCTGAAAAGATCACCTGTTGAGATTTGTTTTAAGTTGAATTTTTCGATGAGGTTTTGAGCTTGTGTTCCTTTTCCACTTCCTG is a window from the Chryseobacterium sp. T16E-39 genome containing:
- a CDS encoding DUF4269 domain-containing protein; the protein is MIDFTKIDYLQSGNQRQRRAYEVLKKYEVFEKLENFSPILAGTVPIEIDVEGSDLDIICQVNLTFEEDFLDEIMLGKLIPFGVEVTVEKMIINGEKSIVLNFMLDEFPVEIFGQNKPTIMQNAYRHMIAEYKILEEKGDIFKQQIIELKKKGIKTEPAFGLLMNLENPYEDLLKF
- a CDS encoding polyprenyl synthetase family protein; this encodes MEFLDKYQQLVADAITKYTFKDKPTELYDPMNYIISHGGKRLRPIMVLMACDLFGGDLKEAIKPALAIEFFHNFTLIHDDIMDEAPLRRNKPTIHTLHGLNVGILSGDGLLLKAYKFFEDLEPEIFKACIRIFTHTGLLLCEGQQYDINFETQEDVTFDDYIRMITYKTGVLSASSFEIGALIAKANFKDAKSIFNFGKHIGIAFQIMDDYLDVFGDQAQFGKKHAGDIYENKKTVLYLMAREHATDEERKELDHWYAKKTDNIDKVYGVEKIFRRTKVDEKALRLIEKHNEIGQSYLKKINIPEEKKKPFIELANYLLSRES
- a CDS encoding GSCFA domain-containing protein, giving the protein MKFRTEVDIKESEKKITIEDKIFSIGSCFASEMSDLFQQGQLQTVNNPFGTIFNPFSINNALQRLHDSEFYAEDDLITFNDEYISFDHHTSFDTRYIHQTLSKINAKLEEGNLFLQETNWVIITYGTSFIYEFQPKKKMVANCHKIPQKYFEKRLLTHQEITDSIYKTILNLQDICKENVQILFTVSPVRHTKDGMVENQLSKSKLITAVHEAISAFENCHYLPVYEILMDDLRDYRFYKEDMIHPNSQSIQYVFDKFGSAYFSEDTKEFIRENFKINKALEHKAADKKDPKYLEFKEKLKQKIENQQKKVKHKIF
- a CDS encoding acyltransferase family protein, producing MNNDTKILPNITALRFFLALLVVMLHVPQFFHNRGIVTFNSLPVFNKGGEAVYMFFSLSGFLIIRQLFEEKELFGKIDLKKFYIRRILRIFPLYYLVVFIGLIYYNIVLPGLGMPFERNYDLVNGIILLLTFFPNILASYGPGGILEVLWSIGIEEQFYILIAPLFVIPVKYIKWLLLLFSFVFVFLYNDAKLPFLAEYRMLFFYFSFAGWCSVMRIKDYKYSGIVDILIFILVTVYFTTDIFKEHFTDLQYHIFSMVLFGTFLISFTKKSYSFFQHKTLVYLGKISYGIYMFHPIVIQLVGFIFIKFLVNYQLNDPTLIIMSFSMVIGITILIAHISYQYYEKIFLRMKQYHRRS
- a CDS encoding TatD family hydrolase, which produces MIDTHTHLYAEEFDEDRNEAIQRALDKGITEFYLPAIDSESHEKMLQLESEYPEHIFSMMGLHPCYVKPESWEKELDIVKTYLDQRSFPAIGEIGIDLYWDRSTLDIQVKAFEQQIDWAIAMDLPIVIHTRDSFDETFEVLERKKHPKLRGIFHCFSGDLEQAKHAIDLNFILGIGGVVTFKNGKIDQFLQEIPMEKIVLETDSPYLAPVPHRGKRNESAYLDLVVGKLVNIYNKDFSEIDKITTENAKKLFI
- a CDS encoding adenylate kinase, which produces MINIVLFGPPGSGKGTQAQNLIEKFNLKQISTGDLFRFNMKNDTELGKLAKSYIDKGELVPDQVTIDMLIDELRKPTDAAGFIFDGYPRTAVQTEALEKIVKEELNDEIDICLSLIVEDTILVERLLKRGETSGRSDDSNEEIIQNRIKEYYTKTAEVAELYKQQGKYVEVNGVGEINEISEKLFAEIEKIK
- the obgE gene encoding GTPase ObgE, encoding MSNFVDYVKIHCKSGHGGAGSAHLRREKYIPKGGPDGGDGGRGGHVIMKGNSQEWTLLPLRYTRHIKAERGENGGKNQLTGAYGADVYIEVPIGTIAKNEDGEIVGEILEHGQEIILMEGGKGGMGNEFFKSSTNQTPRYAQPGMEGQEGFIVFELKILADVGLVGFPNAGKSTLLASVSAAKPKIANYAFTTLTPNLGIVDYRNYKSFVMADIPGIIEGAAEGKGLGHRFLRHIERNSILLFLIPADSEDHFQEFKILENELKEYNPELLDKDFIISVSKADLLDDELKKEISAEFPENRQPLFFSGVTGEGLTELKDSIWKKLHG
- a CDS encoding DEAD/DEAH box helicase; this encodes MLFTDLKIIKPILDALQKEGYEKPTPIQQKAIPSILEKKDLLGTAQTGTGKTAAFAIPILQNLAERPKSNQIKALILTPTRELAIQIEESFNAYGRNLPLRKLVIFGGVKQGSQEAALRKGIDILVATPGRLLDFIAQGIISLKNLEIFVLDEADRMLDMGFVHDVKRIIKLLPQRRQTLFFSATMPPEIQKLAGSILNNPVQVEVAPVSSTAETIKQSVYFVQKEDKLGLLTHILKDHISESVLVFSRTKHGADKIARTLQKSGISAEAIHGNKSQNARQNALNNFKSGKTRVLVATDIAARGIDIDELKYVINYELSDVSETYVHRIGRTGRAGAEGTSLSFVDGLDLLNLRNTEKLIGLKIPVVKDHPFHTENLVAQKRDSNNKPVNPGQARPKPTQKKDVGFKKPKNKSFFRKK